One window of Acidobacteriaceae bacterium genomic DNA carries:
- a CDS encoding carboxylate-amine ligase produces MRPTFSLGIEEEYQTIDPETRDLRSHIKTEMLSKGKLRLEERVKAEMHQSVIEVGTRVCRNIEEAREDLYDLRRNMIHLAEENGLMLVAGATHPFADWRAQEIYPDPRYDKVVEDLQLVARANLIFGLHVHVGIEDREAAIRIMNSLRYFLPHILALSTNSPFWLGMETGYKSYRAKVFENFPRTNLPDSFGSYSEFENYVNLLIKTNCIDNAKKIWWDVRPHPFFNTVEVRVCDIPMRAEETVAIAALIQATAAKLCRLHERNQDYRQYSRALLMENKFRAVRYGLEGKLIDFGKEEEVPECDLILEYLEFIDDVVDELESRPAIEHIREMIRDGSGADRQLRVYRETGDLKKVVDYMAEETRAGL; encoded by the coding sequence ATGCGGCCAACGTTTTCGCTGGGAATTGAGGAGGAGTACCAGACAATCGATCCGGAGACACGCGATCTGCGGTCGCACATCAAGACCGAGATGCTGTCGAAGGGGAAGCTGCGTCTTGAGGAGCGCGTCAAGGCCGAGATGCATCAGTCGGTCATTGAGGTCGGCACGCGAGTTTGCCGGAACATCGAAGAGGCGCGCGAGGACCTGTACGACCTGCGGCGCAACATGATTCACCTTGCCGAAGAGAACGGCCTCATGCTCGTCGCCGGTGCGACTCATCCGTTCGCCGACTGGCGCGCGCAGGAGATCTATCCGGACCCGCGGTATGACAAGGTCGTCGAAGATCTGCAGCTTGTCGCGCGCGCGAACCTCATCTTCGGCCTGCACGTGCATGTCGGGATCGAGGACCGCGAGGCGGCAATACGAATCATGAATTCGCTGCGGTATTTTTTGCCGCATATTTTGGCGCTGAGCACGAATTCGCCGTTCTGGCTGGGAATGGAGACCGGCTACAAGAGCTATCGGGCGAAGGTCTTCGAGAACTTCCCGCGCACGAATCTTCCCGACAGCTTCGGCAGCTACTCTGAGTTTGAGAACTATGTAAACCTGCTGATCAAAACCAACTGCATCGACAACGCGAAGAAGATCTGGTGGGATGTGCGCCCGCATCCGTTCTTCAACACCGTGGAGGTTCGCGTCTGCGATATTCCGATGCGCGCCGAGGAGACGGTCGCGATTGCCGCGCTCATCCAGGCGACGGCGGCAAAGCTCTGCCGGCTCCACGAGCGTAATCAGGACTACAGGCAGTACTCACGCGCGCTACTGATGGAGAACAAGTTTCGCGCGGTGCGGTACGGGCTGGAGGGCAAGCTGATTGACTTCGGAAAAGAGGAAGAGGTTCCGGAGTGCGACCTGATATTGGAGTATCTGGAGTTTATCGATGATGTTGTGGATGAGCTGGAATCCAGGCCGGCGATCGAGCATATTCGCGAGATGATTCGCGATGGATCCGGCGCGGACCGGCAGTTGCGCGTCTATAGAGAGACGGGCGATTTGAAGAAGGTCGTTGATTACATGGCGGAAGAGACCCGAGCGGGACTTTAA
- a CDS encoding aminopeptidase — protein MKTTATDLRTVTFPEEFRAGARNAATTCLRIQPSEKVTLITDEATREIAASIAVELDAIGCRWNAFVLEELAERPLKEMPKAVLDDMESSAVSIFAVLVQPNELRSRMQMTDVVNRRRMRHAHMVNITPEVMVQGMRADFNAVDRLSQKVLEKVRAAKYVRATSGAGTNIFAELEPNYKWFKTSGIISPEKWGNLPGGECFTAPGEVNGVFVVDGVVGDFLCARFGILRKTPLTIHVGHNRITSVECTNKELEQAFWEYTHTDENSDRVGEFAIGTNIGVSRVIGNILQDEKFPGIHIAFGDPYGAHTGAPWKSTTHIDVVGLEFNIWLGDGTNEEQIMSAGKFLLEA, from the coding sequence GTGAAGACAACTGCCACGGATTTGCGGACCGTGACTTTTCCCGAGGAGTTTCGCGCGGGTGCGCGCAACGCAGCGACAACGTGTCTCAGGATTCAACCGAGCGAGAAGGTCACGCTCATCACCGATGAGGCCACGCGCGAGATTGCGGCGTCGATTGCCGTTGAGCTGGATGCGATCGGCTGCCGGTGGAACGCGTTCGTGCTGGAGGAGCTCGCCGAACGGCCGCTGAAGGAGATGCCGAAGGCGGTGCTCGACGACATGGAGAGCTCTGCGGTGTCGATCTTCGCCGTGCTGGTGCAGCCGAACGAACTGCGCAGCCGAATGCAGATGACGGACGTGGTGAACCGCCGCAGGATGCGGCACGCGCACATGGTGAACATCACGCCGGAGGTGATGGTGCAGGGCATGCGCGCGGACTTCAACGCGGTCGATCGGCTCAGCCAGAAGGTGCTTGAGAAGGTGAGGGCAGCGAAGTACGTGCGGGCTACAAGTGGCGCCGGGACGAACATCTTTGCTGAATTAGAGCCGAACTACAAGTGGTTCAAGACGTCCGGAATCATCAGCCCCGAGAAGTGGGGCAATCTGCCCGGCGGCGAGTGCTTCACAGCGCCCGGCGAGGTGAACGGCGTGTTTGTCGTCGATGGTGTGGTCGGTGATTTTCTGTGCGCGCGTTTCGGCATCCTGCGCAAAACACCGCTGACGATTCACGTGGGCCACAACCGCATCACGAGCGTGGAATGCACGAACAAGGAGCTCGAGCAGGCGTTCTGGGAGTACACGCACACCGACGAGAACTCGGACCGTGTGGGAGAGTTTGCGATCGGCACGAACATTGGCGTCTCGCGCGTGATTGGGAACATCCTGCAGGATGAAAAATTCCCAGGCATTCACATCGCGTTCGGCGATCCGTATGGAGCGCACACCGGCGCGCCGTGGAAATCGACGACTCACATCGATGTTGTGGGACTCGAGTTCAATATCTGGCTGGGCGATGGGACGAATGAAGAGCAGATTATGAGCGCGGGAAAGTTTCTCCTAGAGGCCTAG
- a CDS encoding PilZ domain-containing protein: MTLSTPASDPVRAAVRFPLRLDLTLTSEDREYHAVTEDVSSAGLLFVSDEVPPLDSTVRFQIKMPAAIMGGTEDVLLDCVGRIVRHDFSAGRSRAAAVIDKYSLRAERHDH, from the coding sequence ATGACGCTGAGTACCCCCGCGAGTGATCCGGTTCGTGCAGCGGTGCGTTTTCCGCTGCGGCTCGATCTGACGCTCACGTCAGAGGACCGCGAGTATCATGCCGTGACGGAGGACGTCTCTTCGGCGGGGCTGCTTTTTGTCAGTGACGAGGTACCTCCATTGGACAGCACGGTGCGTTTTCAGATAAAAATGCCGGCTGCCATTATGGGCGGGACAGAGGATGTTTTGCTGGACTGTGTTGGACGAATCGTTCGACATGACTTTTCCGCGGGCCGCAGCCGCGCCGCGGCTGTAATTGATAAGTACTCCCTAAGGGCTGAACGCCATGACCACTGA
- a CDS encoding response regulator transcription factor, with product MTTDGPKNTVTKAPENGAANPGPGIRVILADSQAIYRVGMRKVFALEDDIRVVAQAETLENLYAALQRFPTDVVLLEGQLIAGTVDAIPQFVRRAPNAKLIVQVSESDESNTVELYRRGVRGVVPRSISPDLLVKCVRKIAAGETWIDNQSISWVIDAYRAQAASLTNPRTQPRLSDKELAIIACITRGMRNKEIAYQIGTTEQVVKNYLRKVYDKLGVSDRLELALYCLHHQILKQETAAAEMAYVDPGVPLRAKL from the coding sequence ATGACCACTGATGGACCTAAAAACACAGTAACCAAAGCTCCTGAGAATGGAGCCGCGAATCCAGGGCCGGGAATCCGGGTAATCCTGGCGGACTCCCAGGCGATTTACCGCGTCGGAATGCGCAAGGTGTTTGCGCTGGAGGACGACATACGTGTCGTCGCGCAGGCGGAGACGCTGGAGAATCTGTACGCAGCGCTGCAGCGCTTCCCGACCGATGTTGTGTTGCTCGAAGGGCAGCTCATCGCGGGCACCGTCGACGCGATTCCGCAGTTTGTGCGCCGCGCGCCAAACGCGAAGCTGATCGTGCAGGTATCTGAAAGCGACGAGAGCAACACCGTCGAACTGTATCGCCGCGGTGTGCGCGGCGTTGTTCCGCGGTCGATCTCGCCGGACCTTCTGGTGAAGTGTGTGCGCAAGATCGCCGCAGGCGAGACCTGGATCGATAATCAGTCGATCTCGTGGGTCATCGATGCGTACCGCGCGCAGGCAGCGTCGCTGACCAATCCGCGGACACAGCCAAGGCTCTCTGACAAGGAACTCGCAATCATTGCCTGCATTACACGTGGCATGAGGAACAAGGAGATCGCGTACCAGATTGGGACGACCGAGCAGGTGGTGAAGAACTATCTGCGCAAGGTCTACGACAAGCTGGGCGTGAGTGATCGCCTGGAACTGGCGCTCTACTGCCTACACCACCAGATCCTGAAACAGGAGACGGCGGCGGCGGAGATGGCGTACGTGGATCCCGGCGTTCCACTGCGTGCGAAGCTCTAG
- a CDS encoding MFS transporter translates to MFLKPFRSLNPAQWRTFSACFLGWSLDAFDFFLLTFCLDSIAATFHISLATAADSITWTLCMRPVGALLFGLLAEKIGRRPTLILNVLTFSIFGVGSAFAPTFTGFLVMRALFGVAMGGEWGVGAALALESIPADVRGFFSGLLQEGYMAGNLLAAAAYGSIYPHLHAHGFMTKWRMLFLLGGIPAALAAFISVGVEESPAWKRGRTRNQGESYRALWKSLPMFCFLAFLMFGFNSFSHGTQDLYPTFLKHDKGLSVQMTSLVSMLGTVGAFVGGICAGTLSERFGRRRMIVLAVLLAVPVIPLWIWSHTAAMLALGGFLMQLMVQGAWGVIPVHLNELSPGAVRAVLPGLAYQLGNLGSSRNGHFQAEVAQRVFGGRLAPVLGWTVVFCAVFIAVVTSLGREARGADLSGGETAGV, encoded by the coding sequence ATGTTTCTGAAGCCGTTTCGATCCCTGAATCCCGCGCAGTGGCGAACCTTTTCGGCTTGCTTTCTCGGCTGGTCGCTGGATGCGTTCGATTTCTTCCTGCTGACATTCTGCCTCGATTCAATCGCAGCCACGTTTCACATCAGCCTCGCGACGGCGGCAGACAGCATCACGTGGACGCTGTGCATGCGGCCGGTGGGTGCGCTGCTGTTCGGTCTGCTGGCGGAGAAGATTGGCCGGCGTCCTACGCTGATACTGAACGTGCTGACCTTCTCGATCTTTGGGGTAGGTTCAGCCTTTGCGCCGACCTTTACGGGCTTCCTGGTGATGCGCGCGTTGTTTGGCGTGGCGATGGGCGGGGAGTGGGGCGTGGGTGCGGCGCTGGCACTGGAGTCGATTCCGGCAGATGTGCGAGGGTTCTTCTCCGGGCTGCTGCAGGAAGGCTACATGGCAGGAAATCTGCTCGCCGCCGCGGCTTATGGCTCGATCTACCCGCACCTGCATGCGCATGGCTTCATGACGAAGTGGCGGATGTTGTTTCTGCTGGGCGGAATTCCCGCGGCGCTTGCCGCGTTCATCTCAGTCGGAGTGGAGGAATCGCCGGCGTGGAAGCGGGGGCGGACAAGGAACCAGGGCGAGAGCTATCGTGCGCTGTGGAAGTCGCTGCCAATGTTCTGTTTTCTGGCGTTCCTCATGTTTGGATTCAACTCGTTCAGTCACGGGACGCAGGACCTGTACCCCACGTTTCTGAAGCACGACAAAGGGCTGAGCGTACAGATGACTTCGCTCGTGTCGATGCTTGGGACCGTGGGGGCCTTCGTCGGCGGGATTTGTGCCGGGACGCTTTCGGAGAGATTCGGACGGCGGCGGATGATCGTTCTCGCGGTATTGCTGGCTGTGCCCGTGATCCCGCTATGGATCTGGAGCCACACGGCGGCCATGCTGGCGCTCGGCGGGTTTCTGATGCAATTGATGGTGCAGGGGGCGTGGGGGGTGATTCCGGTGCACCTGAACGAGCTGTCGCCGGGGGCGGTAAGGGCGGTGCTTCCGGGATTGGCTTATCAGTTGGGGAATCTGGGGTCCTCCAGGAACGGGCACTTTCAGGCGGAGGTGGCGCAACGGGTGTTCGGAGGACGACTTGCGCCTGTATTGGGCTGGACGGTAGTGTTCTGTGCGGTGTTCATCGCCGTGGTGACCTCGCTTGGGCGAGAGGCGCGCGGAGCGGATTTATCAGGCGGCGAGACAGCAGGCGTCTAA
- a CDS encoding phenylalanine 4-monooxygenase gives MGTTTAPELTQAKPYLIEQDWAAYTPEQHAIWSELVGRRMPQLEKHACAEYLDGFGRIGLQQDQLPNLTEVTKRLRPRTGWSSTPVSGFLPAGAFFEMLAARMFPTTTWIRSRESLEYTPEPDIFHDVFGHVPMHAHPVFADFLQHYGKLCAGLTKKDDLERLGRLFWFTVEFGVIRQEGEIKVYGSGLISSHGECTHVINGGPEIREFDLAKVLDTVVDVAKMQPVLYAIESFDQIYEATKEAESRLG, from the coding sequence ATGGGGACCACAACAGCGCCGGAGCTCACGCAGGCCAAACCGTATTTGATCGAGCAGGATTGGGCAGCGTATACGCCGGAGCAGCACGCGATCTGGTCGGAGCTGGTGGGGCGGAGGATGCCGCAGCTGGAGAAACATGCGTGCGCGGAATATCTGGACGGGTTTGGCCGGATTGGATTGCAGCAGGACCAACTGCCGAATCTGACGGAGGTGACGAAGAGACTGCGGCCACGGACGGGATGGAGCTCGACGCCGGTGAGCGGTTTTCTGCCGGCGGGTGCGTTCTTCGAGATGCTGGCGGCGCGGATGTTTCCGACGACGACGTGGATTCGCAGCCGGGAGTCACTGGAGTACACGCCGGAGCCGGACATCTTCCACGACGTGTTTGGGCACGTGCCGATGCATGCGCATCCGGTGTTTGCGGACTTTCTGCAGCACTACGGGAAGCTGTGCGCTGGATTGACGAAGAAGGATGACCTGGAGCGGCTGGGCCGGCTGTTCTGGTTCACAGTGGAGTTCGGGGTTATTCGGCAGGAAGGGGAGATCAAGGTGTACGGGAGTGGGTTGATCTCATCGCATGGGGAGTGCACGCACGTAATCAACGGCGGGCCGGAGATTCGGGAGTTTGACCTGGCGAAGGTGCTGGACACGGTGGTGGATGTGGCGAAGATGCAGCCGGTGCTGTACGCGATTGAGAGCTTCGATCAGATTTACGAGGCGACCAAGGAGGCGGAGTCGCGGCTGGGATGA
- a CDS encoding alpha/beta hydrolase-fold protein gives MLLKMLGLLVVAAVGLPVFGQAAPPATSYVRPTPPTRDPHTPGFVKATELPDGEVPPPDKDGNFIIGPTHAPAPGMQVSDPRGELRGQVIEFTMSSAESKFYPGIARDKGTFGTPDPNDPAKLVVTTSHPAPWTRKVTVYVPKEYAAGTVAPFIVGADGPDWMLFTAIDALLAERKLPVMIAVSIQNGGGDAQGSERGLEYDTMSGKYAEWVENEVLPRVEREAHVRLTKDPDGRATMGGSSGGSCALEMAWYHPEWYHRVLTYSGTFVNQQWPPNAETPGGAWGFHERLIPESAKTPIRIWMEVGDRDLLNPNAMRDGMHDWVVANEDMAKVLAAKGYHYQFVFAENAGHVDRAVKAQTLPEALEYVWRGYRK, from the coding sequence ATGTTGCTGAAGATGTTGGGGTTGTTAGTGGTTGCAGCCGTCGGGTTGCCGGTGTTTGGGCAGGCGGCCCCTCCGGCGACTTCATATGTTCGGCCGACGCCGCCGACGCGCGACCCGCACACGCCTGGGTTCGTGAAGGCGACGGAGTTGCCAGACGGGGAGGTCCCGCCGCCGGATAAGGATGGGAACTTCATCATCGGGCCGACGCATGCGCCGGCCCCCGGAATGCAGGTTTCGGACCCGAGGGGCGAGCTGCGGGGGCAGGTGATCGAGTTCACGATGAGCTCGGCGGAGAGCAAGTTCTATCCGGGAATTGCGCGGGATAAAGGGACCTTTGGCACGCCAGACCCGAACGATCCGGCGAAGCTGGTGGTGACGACGAGCCACCCGGCACCGTGGACGCGCAAGGTGACGGTGTATGTGCCGAAGGAGTATGCGGCGGGGACGGTGGCGCCGTTCATTGTGGGAGCGGATGGGCCGGACTGGATGCTGTTTACGGCGATCGATGCGCTGCTGGCGGAGAGGAAGCTGCCGGTGATGATTGCGGTGTCGATCCAGAACGGTGGAGGGGATGCGCAGGGGAGTGAGCGGGGGCTCGAGTACGACACGATGTCCGGCAAGTATGCGGAGTGGGTGGAGAACGAGGTGCTGCCGCGCGTGGAGCGGGAGGCGCATGTGCGGCTGACGAAGGACCCGGATGGAAGGGCGACGATGGGCGGGAGCTCGGGTGGGTCGTGCGCGCTGGAGATGGCGTGGTATCACCCGGAGTGGTATCACCGGGTGCTGACGTACTCGGGGACGTTTGTGAATCAGCAGTGGCCGCCGAATGCGGAGACTCCAGGAGGGGCGTGGGGGTTTCATGAGCGGCTGATTCCCGAGTCGGCGAAGACGCCGATTCGGATTTGGATGGAGGTTGGGGATAGGGATTTGCTGAACCCGAACGCGATGCGCGATGGCATGCATGACTGGGTGGTGGCGAATGAAGACATGGCGAAGGTGCTGGCGGCGAAGGGATATCACTATCAGTTTGTGTTTGCCGAGAATGCAGGGCACGTCGATCGCGCGGTGAAGGCGCAGACGCTGCCGGAGGCGCTAGAGTATGTGTGGCGGGGGTATCGGAAGTAG